AAtgagatacttccaagttggacCACACCAAGTATTGCGCATGCCACCGAGGTTCTGGTCACACAACCAACAACTGCTACACTTAGAAGAACTACCTAGAGAAACTCGTGAAAGAAGGCAAAGTCGATAGATATTTGGACAAGTCAGTTGAGTAGCCAAAAAAGAATGCAGACGGAGATGAGGAGCCACTAACTAAGATGATTCGAATCAATGGCATTTTCGCTGAATCCGAGCACTTAGGGGCCACTAATAACTCcaaaaagaggaagatccagCAGGCTTTACTAATCTCACAAGTTCAAGCAGTCGATACCCAACCTGGACCTATCATTGGTTTCACGGAGCAGGATGCGGAAGGAGTCGACTTCCCACACGACGATGCATTAGTAGTATCTGTCCAACTAGCCCATGCTATAATCAACAAGATGATGGTTGACAATGGAAGTGCAGTCAACCTACTTCAACTTTCGGTCATTCagaagatgggcctggaaaGTACAATCATACGCCGAGCAGAGGTACTTACTGAATTCAACGGACACACCTTAACTGCCATCGGCCATATCACACTTGACATGAAAACACCGCCAGTCGTCTCAAAGCAAACATTCACGATCGTAAGTGACCCATCTCCCTACAATGAGATTCTTGGGAGACCTTGGTTGATCAAGCTGGATGCCGTCACTTCcgtcaagtatcaaaaaatcTGATTCCGCATCACGGGATGAGGAGTCGGAGAGATCAAGTTTGACCAGGTTTTATCCCGATAATGCACTGTGCAAATGTTAAAAGAATCAAAGAAGAAGACCTTTACCCCCGTAGAGGTTACCGAAGTCCAAAAGGgcaaaaaaattaccaaatagcaattacagcagGTGGATCGAGAAGATGGCGCCCAAGCAGACAAGataggatggaaacccgaagaggacgccgaagacatcattcttgatccccagCAGCCGAAAAAGACGGCTAAAATTGGCTCACGACTAAGCCCAGACGAGAAggaaaaactcataattttccttAGGAAAAACCGAGATATCTTCACATGGTCACCATCCGACATGCCCGGTATTAATCCCAAAGTGGCCTGCCACAAGCTGCACGTCGATCCTACTGCCAAACtggtaattaaaaaaagaagacatttcGCACCCGAACGAGTAGCGATCATCGAGGCAGAAATCGACAAACTATTGGAGGTCGGTTTCATAGAAAAGGTACCACACTCGGCATGGCTTGCTAATGTCGTACTAgtcatgaagaaagagaagggcaaatggacggtttgcgtagactacaccgacctcaacaaagcatgcccaaaagaCCATTATCCTGTCCCCCGGATTGATCTATTAGTAGATTCAACTTCTGGAAACCAGTTGCTTAGTTTCTTAGACGCATACTTCGGttacaaccaaatagccatgcATGAGCCCGACAAAGAGAAAACTGCGTTCGTGATAGAACGAGGCActtactgctacaaggtcatgccctttggcctcaagaacgcgGGAGCCACTTACCAAAGGCTAGTAAATATGATGTTCAAGTTTATGTCGACGATATCATGGTAAAGGGCAAGCAGCGATCAGATCACATTCGTAATTTAGCAGAAACTTTCAATATCCttagaaagtacaagatgaagctcaacccTACCAAGTGCACGTTTGGAGTATCTTCAGGCCGATACTCAACCGGACGAGGAATTGAAGcacatcccaagcaaatccaAGCAATCATAGAGATGAAATCTTCAACTaccttgaaggagatccaaagcttgaccgGACGAGCAGCCGCCCTCAATCGCTTCCTCTCACGATCCACCGATCGATACAAGCCCTTTTTCAAAGCTATCAAGAGGGCACAAAgagacaaatgggatgaagaATGCGAAAAAGCTTTacaaaacttgaaaaaatatCTCACATCACCTTCCTTACTATCCAAGCCGGAAGCAGCGGAGGATTTATACATTTATTTGGCAGTTTCTGAGATGGCGGTGAGCTCTGctctcatacgagaagagctgggggcccaactgccggtattctacacttctaaagctcttctcgatgcgGAAACAAGATATCCGAAgatcaaaaaattaattttggcgtTAGTTGTTGCAACTCAGAAGCTCAGACTGCACTTTCAAGCTCATACAGTCATTGTCATGGCTCAATATCCCTTACGATCAATATTACATGGTCCAGATGCTTCTCAACGAGTGATGAAATGGgcattggaacttggccaatatggTTTAGTTTTCCGACCTTCCACAGcgataaaggcccaagccttggtAGACTTCATAGCGGAATTCACGCCTAGCCTAGGCAatgcaacagagcggcccaacgacACCCCAGAAGCAGTCGAGAGTACCTTAGCCACACTTGCTCCATCCAATAAAGATTTCTAGAACTTGCATGTCGACGGAGCATCCAACTATAAAGGCTCGGGAACAGGTATAGTTCTTGTTACTCCGGATGGctcaatgctcgagcaggcgatcactctaggtTTCAAGGCATCCaataacgaagcagagtacgaggctctactagcaggcctccgaatggcaaaagacttggcggtgaagaaactcgcaattcattctgattccaaaTTAATCACCAGCCAGGCTACTGGGGAATACACGGCAAAACACCCAAGGATGGCACAATACCTAGAGAAAGTACGCCAGTagcttgaggcatttcagacttacactctcactcaagttcTGCGGGCAGACAATGCCCATGCAGATACACTAGCTGGTTTAGGCTCCGCCCTTGACCATCAATTTAAACACTCAATTCTggtggaatatctagacaagccaagcatagagatggAGCCGATAGCcgaagtgtcacaggttagtgtAACTCCACTTGGCAAAGTTCAATTATAGACTACTTAGTCAACGACACATCACCCACAAAAAGATTGGAGTCAAGGAAGCTCCAAATTAAGTCGGCACGTTACTATATGTGGAATGGCATTCTCGTCCGAAGATCCTACACcggaccacatctccgctgcctagcacctcccgatgacttgaaggttctaagctcaatccacgaaggcgtTTGTGGGAATCACTCTGGAGGCCGATCCTTAGCCCAaaaggctcttaacgcaggctaTTACTGGCCTACCATacaccaagatgctaaggagttagtacaaaagtgcgacCACTGCCAACGCTACAAACCAGTACCAGCACTGCCCGCCAGTGAGCTACACCCGCAAACGAGTCCTTGGCCATTAATGCAATGGGCAATCGACCTGGTAGGGCCTATGCCGCCTGCTACGGGGGgcagatgcat
Above is a window of Malus sylvestris chromosome 15, drMalSylv7.2, whole genome shotgun sequence DNA encoding:
- the LOC126602762 gene encoding uncharacterized protein LOC126602762 → MIRINGIFAESEHLGATNNSKKRKIQQALLISQVQAVDTQPGPIIGFTEQDAEGVDFPHDDALVVSVQLAHAIINKMMVDNGSAVNLLQLSVIQKMGLESTIIRRAEVLTEFNGHTLTAIGHITLDMKTPPVVSKQTFTIVSDPSPYNEILGRPWLIKLDAVTSVKYQKI